The following coding sequences lie in one Mucilaginibacter sp. KACC 22773 genomic window:
- a CDS encoding four helix bundle protein has protein sequence MAFKFENLQVWQKALELTDEINTLTKNNFPKEELFILTSQIKRAADSVVLNIAEGCTGQTNAVFSTFLGYSLRSAIEVVACLFIAKRRNIIKEDDFDKLYNEYQSLCKMITSLRKTL, from the coding sequence ATGGCATTTAAATTCGAAAATCTTCAGGTTTGGCAAAAGGCATTAGAGTTAACTGATGAGATTAATACGCTAACCAAAAACAACTTTCCAAAAGAAGAATTATTTATATTAACTTCTCAAATAAAAAGAGCGGCAGATTCTGTTGTACTTAATATTGCGGAAGGATGTACGGGACAAACAAATGCTGTTTTTAGCACCTTCCTTGGTTATTCGTTAAGGTCAGCAATAGAAGTTGTAGCTTGCTTATTTATCGCAAAAAGAAGAAACATTATCAAGGAAGATGACTTTGATAAATTATATAACGAATATCAGTCGTTATGTAAAATGATAACGTCGTTAAGAAAAACATTATAG
- a CDS encoding agmatine deiminase family protein encodes MDYKKISTIQTPASLGFHFPAEWAPHTATWLSWPHKEASWPGKIDLIYPAYIEFIKVLTKGELVRINVVDENMKASVAFQLQNAGVDMSKIELFEFATNDAWCRDHGPAFLINPDTKQKAIVDWGYNAWGGKYPPFDLDDVIPTKIGQHFGLPVFNPGIVMEGGSVDFNGKGTILTTTACLLNKNRNPHLNQEKIEGYLRNYYGAEQILWLGDGIVGDDTDGHIDDITRFVNEDTVVTVVEENKNDDNYYLLQENLEALKTMRLLNGKQLNVVELPMPDEVIYEDTRLPASYANFYIANSAVVVPTYHSANDDKALQIIQQCFPGREVVGIDSTDIIWGLGSFHCLSQQEPSPPAP; translated from the coding sequence ATGGACTATAAAAAAATTTCTACTATACAAACTCCTGCTTCGCTTGGCTTTCATTTCCCAGCCGAGTGGGCACCACATACTGCCACCTGGTTGAGCTGGCCGCACAAGGAAGCCTCATGGCCTGGTAAAATAGACTTGATCTATCCAGCCTACATTGAATTCATTAAAGTACTTACCAAGGGCGAATTAGTACGCATTAACGTGGTTGATGAAAACATGAAAGCCTCGGTAGCCTTCCAGCTGCAAAATGCGGGGGTGGATATGAGCAAAATTGAGTTATTTGAATTTGCTACCAACGATGCCTGGTGCCGCGATCACGGGCCGGCGTTTTTGATAAACCCGGATACCAAACAAAAAGCCATTGTTGACTGGGGCTATAACGCCTGGGGTGGTAAATATCCGCCGTTTGATCTGGATGATGTAATCCCTACTAAAATTGGGCAACACTTTGGCTTGCCGGTATTTAATCCCGGGATTGTCATGGAAGGCGGCTCTGTCGATTTTAATGGCAAAGGCACTATTTTAACAACCACTGCCTGCCTTCTCAACAAAAACCGCAACCCACACCTTAACCAGGAGAAAATTGAAGGCTACCTGCGTAACTATTACGGTGCCGAACAAATTTTATGGTTGGGAGATGGTATTGTTGGCGATGATACCGATGGCCATATCGACGATATTACCCGTTTTGTAAATGAAGATACTGTTGTTACCGTTGTTGAAGAAAATAAAAACGACGATAACTACTATCTTCTGCAAGAAAACCTTGAAGCACTTAAAACGATGCGCCTGCTTAACGGCAAACAACTTAACGTGGTTGAGCTGCCGATGCCCGATGAAGTGATTTACGAAGACACCCGTTTGCCTGCATCGTACGCTAATTTTTACATTGCTAACTCGGCGGTGGTAGTACCTACTTATCATTCAGCAAATGATGATAAAGCGTTGCAGATCATCCAGCAATGTTTTCCCGGCCGCGAAGTTGTGGGGATTGATTCGACAGATATTATCTGGGGGCTGGGTAGCTTCCATTGCTTAAGCCAGCAGGAGCCAAGCCCCCCAGCCCCCTGA